Proteins encoded by one window of Aphis gossypii isolate Hap1 chromosome X, ASM2018417v2, whole genome shotgun sequence:
- the LOC114121438 gene encoding protein maelstrom homolog → MAPKKTAFFTFLACYRDDEIKSGKKPSSYNQLRIKLLPIWNIMSDDEKYKYKDLALKYNNSNCTPKQPIKQITDQLKYSNDFWNMKKYVAEMFENIPNNQELLNKKFILLHINCHSHAGEQYYFPAEIAAIEFNLKNGLSRTYHQIIGISKIYPRGFSGSMREFSDTFHHINCWDDHPDDYQDIFLEFLTFIKGGIINHTDLKKGTLDLPYLYTMQSEIGTNMMKTNSSLEKLYSAAFPEVYAEHCKSIFKIGSIEQLLLEIKKKMNLHLEHQNLRPGMSVCDILEHDFYGLGLGCMYHELKDISFKCSKARVIQWMSNICIHINMYTGLNLIPGKHMATQLNDGSKLIIENEHLPLTAAELKLSKTTDFP, encoded by the exons ATGGCTCCCAAGAAAACTGCATTTTTTACTTTCTTAGCTTGCTATAGAGATGATGAAATTAAAAGTGGAAAAAAACCTTCAAGCTATAATcaattaagaattaaattattacccaTATGGAAT ATTATGTctgatgatgaaaaatataaatataaagatcttgctcttaaatataataattcaaattgtacTCCAAAACAACCGATTAAACAAATTACTGATCAACTCAAATACAGCAATGATTTTTGGAACATGAAGAAATATGTAGctgaaatgtttgaaaatatacctaataatcagG agttattaaacaaaaagtttattttattgcacaTAAATTGTCATTCTCATGCTGGAGAACAGTATTATTTTCCTGCTGAAATAGCAgcaatagaatttaatttaaaaaatggtctTTCTCGAACATATCATCAAATTATTGgtattt ctAAAATTTACCCAAGAGGTTTTTCTGGAAGTATGAGAGAATTTTCTGACACATTTCATCATATTAATTGTTGGGATGATCATCCAGATGATTATCAAGATATATTCttagaatttttaacatttataaag ggtGGAATAATCAATCATACAGATCTAAAAAAAGGCACTTTGGACTTACCATATTTATACACTATGCAGTCAGAAATTGGTACTAATATGATGAAAACTAATAGTAGCTTGGAAAAACTATACTCCGCAGCTTTTCCTGAag tttatgctGAACACTGTAAGTCTATATTCAAAATAGGAAGTATtgagcaattattattagaaatcaaaaaaaaaatgaacctaCATTTGGAGCACCAAAATTTAAGACCAGGAATGTCAGTTTGTGACATCTTAGAACATGATTTTTATGGACTAGGTCTTGGTTGTATG TACCATGAATTAAaagatatttcatttaaatgttcCAAAGCTCGTGTTATTCAATGGATGTCAAATATTTGCAttcacataaatatgtatactggTTTAAATCTTATACCTGGCAAACACATGGCAACTCAATTAAACGATGGTTCAAAATTG ataattgaaaatgaaCACTTGCCTCTCACAGCAGCAGAACTAAAATTGAGCAAAACTACCGACTTCCCATGA